The following DNA comes from Bdellovibrionales bacterium.
CGAGAATGTTTGTGACATCGGCACTTGCCCCACCTTCTTTGATGATTTTTCGGCCACCATAATGACGCGCAGAGTGTGCGTTGAATATCGATGGTAGGCCGGCATGATTTGAGGCAACTCGAAATGCCTCGCATACACCGCGACCAGACATTCTTCTACCGCGCACATCGTACTTGCCGCACTTTCGAATCGAGGTAAAGACGGCATTGGTATCCTCGTAGACCATATCTTTCTGGATCTCTGCTTTCTTTTTCAGCCACGCCTTGATGTACTTACCAGTTTGTGCGGTCCAGAATATTTCTCGGATGGGACGGCGACCTCTCGACTTCTCAGTCTTTATGATGGCGCTACCTGAATGGTCTTTGTTGAATTGAAGGTCGTCTACATCCAATGAAATGATTTCGCCTGCTCGAGCCCATGAATCCCAGATGATGTGTATGAGCGCGCGATTGCGGATGTGTACAGGATCGTCGTCGTTCGGTATCGACTTCACCAGCTTCTTGAAGTCATCCTCGTTAGCAACTCGAGGGATATTAAATTCTTTTTTCGGCAATGGAATCAGTGACTCGTTTATGCATCTGTACCCACGCAGATTGTAGTATTCAAAAAACTTACGCAGCGCAAGTGCCACGATATTAATTCCGTTTCGCTTCCACCCCATACGCTCCATTTCTTTTAAATAATGGAGGATGTGTTGGATCTGGATTTGCTCGATTTCTGGATCGCCCATGACGAGACAGAAAATTCGAAGGGCGCTATCGTAGCGGACCACAGTGTGGCCCGTTACTTTAAACCCTCTCCAATTCTTAAATTCTTCTATTGCTTGGCTTAATTTCATATCGGCCAACCGAAAAGTCCACCCGATGCTAGTCAAAGTGGACTTTTGGTGACCGCAGCCTTTTAATAAAATTAATCGGCTTCGCTCATTCCCAAGCTTGGGATACGAATCTCTTTCGAGCTCGCACTATCATTTTACTCTATCCCTTCGGGACATAGCAAGCTGATGCTTGGTTCAAA
Coding sequences within:
- a CDS encoding tyrosine-type recombinase/integrase: MKLSQAIEEFKNWRGFKVTGHTVVRYDSALRIFCLVMGDPEIEQIQIQHILHYLKEMERMGWKRNGINIVALALRKFFEYYNLRGYRCINESLIPLPKKEFNIPRVANEDDFKKLVKSIPNDDDPVHIRNRALIHIIWDSWARAGEIISLDVDDLQFNKDHSGSAIIKTEKSRGRRPIREIFWTAQTGKYIKAWLKKKAEIQKDMVYEDTNAVFTSIRKCGKYDVRGRRMSGRGVCEAFRVASNHAGLPSIFNAHSARHYGGRKIIKEGGASADVTNILGHSNLESSQFYTMMWGNDLKERWNLFQQKAIPTNPKHDKERLNKNLKSLAHMKDMDNAQELLGAFVEFMQNGNVPAHPDYTNMPKRTTVHRTQGGGKYAKF